In Pirellulales bacterium, a single window of DNA contains:
- a CDS encoding CPBP family intramembrane glutamic endopeptidase, which yields MPSPAIQLARDMFSGDNRRASVVLLTSSLCLAAWHLVGNYNFWLAHVTQWMPSGFDPQLIASICFFACSFVLLGLIPLLVVKLILHERVADYGLRWGDLRFGLPAVLLVAPLVAAIGYCSAQSPAFQAVYPLCPIAPKSASGLAWHMVGQLFWYAAWEFHFRGFLQFGLEKSHGISVGIWVQTLASMLAHFGKPGAEVFASIVAGVLWGALAWRTRSLLAGFLQHWLLGASLDFFLCRRV from the coding sequence ATGCCCTCCCCAGCCATCCAACTTGCCCGCGACATGTTCAGCGGCGACAACCGTCGGGCGTCGGTCGTTTTGCTGACGAGCAGCCTGTGCCTGGCCGCCTGGCACCTGGTGGGCAATTACAACTTCTGGCTGGCCCATGTAACCCAGTGGATGCCGTCCGGTTTCGATCCGCAGTTGATCGCGAGCATTTGTTTCTTTGCTTGCAGCTTCGTGCTGCTAGGATTGATTCCGCTGTTGGTGGTGAAATTAATCTTGCACGAGCGCGTTGCAGATTATGGCTTGCGCTGGGGCGATTTGCGTTTTGGCCTGCCCGCCGTGCTGCTCGTCGCGCCGCTGGTCGCGGCCATTGGATATTGTTCCGCGCAATCGCCGGCGTTTCAGGCGGTATATCCGCTTTGTCCGATCGCGCCAAAATCCGCATCCGGATTGGCCTGGCACATGGTGGGGCAGTTGTTCTGGTACGCCGCCTGGGAGTTCCACTTCCGCGGCTTTTTGCAATTCGGCCTGGAAAAATCTCACGGGATTTCTGTGGGCATCTGGGTGCAAACGCTGGCCAGCATGCTAGCCCATTTTGGCAAACCGGGGGCCGAAGTATTCGCTTCCATTGTGGCCGGTGTTTTGTGGGGCGCACTGGCTTGGCGCACCCGATCACTGCTTGCCGGTTTTCTCCAACATTGGCTGCTTGGCGCGAGCTTGGATTTCTTTTTGTGCCGCCGCGTCTAG
- a CDS encoding NAD-dependent epimerase/dehydratase family protein → MANVFVTGAGGFIGAGLVWELVKRGHTVHAFTRSGKITTPPGFLPEQRPDFTHPNIKIVQGNITDRDSLRRGMDGCSQVYHLAGYAKNWARTFQPYFDNNVMGLCHVCEVAKQLAVERMVWTSTMLTFGPTPRGVVGDETTVRTTKFFTEYERSKSGAEVDALNYAADGLPLVIVNPGRVFGPGHLSEGNSVSLLIDMYDCGKVPFLLGGGRNVGNWVFVDDVVQGLILAMEHGRRGEKYLLGGENASLKEFLSLVDKVSGRRHFQITIRRPAAMTYAWLLKQRAQWLGVYPQITPEWVRVFLTDWAYSSAKAQRELGYRITPLEEAVRITYEWLLRVRSEAKS, encoded by the coding sequence ATGGCCAATGTTTTTGTGACCGGCGCGGGAGGATTTATCGGGGCGGGGCTGGTATGGGAATTGGTGAAGCGCGGACACACCGTGCATGCTTTCACACGCAGCGGAAAAATCACCACGCCCCCCGGGTTTCTGCCCGAGCAACGGCCCGATTTTACACATCCGAATATCAAGATCGTGCAGGGCAACATCACCGACCGCGACAGCCTGCGCCGCGGCATGGACGGCTGCTCGCAGGTTTATCACCTGGCCGGGTACGCCAAAAATTGGGCCCGCACGTTTCAGCCGTATTTTGACAACAACGTGATGGGCTTGTGCCACGTATGTGAAGTCGCCAAGCAACTGGCGGTAGAGCGCATGGTGTGGACGTCCACCATGCTTACATTCGGCCCCACGCCACGCGGCGTGGTCGGCGATGAAACCACGGTTCGCACCACAAAATTCTTCACCGAATACGAACGGAGCAAATCCGGCGCTGAAGTCGACGCCCTGAATTACGCCGCCGACGGTCTGCCGCTGGTCATTGTCAATCCCGGCCGTGTGTTCGGGCCTGGCCACTTGAGCGAAGGCAACTCCGTCTCGCTGCTGATCGATATGTACGATTGTGGCAAGGTTCCATTTTTACTCGGCGGCGGCCGCAATGTCGGCAATTGGGTGTTCGTGGACGATGTCGTACAAGGGTTGATTCTCGCGATGGAGCATGGCCGCAGGGGCGAAAAATATCTTTTGGGGGGCGAAAACGCCTCGCTGAAAGAGTTCCTATCTCTGGTCGACAAAGTCAGCGGGAGGCGGCACTTTCAAATCACTATTCGCCGCCCCGCCGCGATGACCTATGCTTGGCTGTTGAAACAGCGTGCCCAGTGGCTGGGCGTGTATCCGCAAATCACGCCCGAGTGGGTGCGTGTGTTTCTGACCGATTGGGCCTACTCTTCCGCCAAAGCGCAGCGCGAGTTGGGCTACCGCATTACGCCGTTGGAAGAAGCGGTACGCATCACGTATGAGTGGTTGCTCCGAGTGCGGTCGGAAGCAAAGTCATAA
- the epmB gene encoding EF-P beta-lysylation protein EpmB, protein MISKPLASRSALLSPPTATWQRMMKEAVRDAGELCRLLELPPEFAAKATRGTKHFPLFVPRPFLARMRHADPADPLLLQVLPLDVETDTAPGFTTDPVADGSASLQPGLLQKYHGRVLMVTTGACAVHCRYCFRRHFPYSQTPRSLTDWQPALAQIEADDSIHEVILSGGDPLTLVDPLLAQLAERLSEIVHLRRIRLHTRLPIVIPQRVTTDLLNWLTGTRLTPIVVVHVNHPAEIDAAVAAALGKLFDAGVPLLNQAVLLRGINDNADALAELCERLIELRVIPYYLHQLDRVAGAAHFEVPVARGKQIVAELQARLPGYAVPRYVQEIVGRAHKVDLT, encoded by the coding sequence ATGATTTCAAAACCGCTGGCATCTCGTTCCGCGCTGCTCTCCCCTCCGACAGCCACTTGGCAGCGGATGATGAAGGAGGCGGTGCGCGACGCCGGCGAGCTGTGTCGGTTATTGGAACTGCCTCCGGAATTTGCCGCCAAAGCAACTCGCGGGACAAAACATTTTCCGTTGTTCGTACCGCGGCCGTTTCTGGCTCGGATGCGGCATGCCGATCCGGCCGATCCGTTGCTGCTCCAAGTCCTGCCTTTGGATGTTGAAACGGATACGGCGCCAGGATTTACTACCGATCCTGTCGCCGATGGTTCCGCTTCGCTGCAGCCGGGGCTGCTCCAAAAATATCACGGACGTGTGTTGATGGTAACAACTGGGGCTTGCGCCGTCCATTGCCGCTACTGCTTCCGTAGGCATTTTCCGTATTCCCAAACGCCCCGCTCACTTACGGACTGGCAGCCGGCGCTTGCGCAAATTGAAGCCGACGATAGCATTCACGAAGTTATTCTCAGCGGCGGCGATCCGCTGACTTTGGTTGATCCCTTGCTGGCGCAACTTGCCGAGCGGCTTTCAGAAATTGTGCACCTGCGGCGAATTCGCCTACACACGCGCCTGCCCATTGTCATTCCGCAACGGGTCACAACCGATTTATTAAATTGGCTGACCGGCACACGATTGACTCCCATCGTGGTCGTCCACGTGAATCACCCGGCCGAAATCGATGCCGCCGTGGCGGCCGCGCTGGGCAAACTTTTCGATGCCGGCGTGCCGTTGTTGAACCAAGCGGTACTGCTGCGCGGCATCAACGACAACGCCGACGCGCTGGCCGAACTGTGCGAGCGGCTGATCGAGTTGCGGGTGATTCCGTATTACTTGCATCAGTTGGATCGCGTTGCCGGAGCGGCCCATTTCGAAGTTCCTGTGGCTCGTGGGAAACAAATCGTCGCCGAACTGCAAGCTCGCCTTCCTGGTTACGCGGTACCGCGCTACGTGCAGGAAATTGTCGGCCGCGCGCACAAAGTGGACTTGACGTAG